From Epinephelus fuscoguttatus linkage group LG17, E.fuscoguttatus.final_Chr_v1:
ctcagggctgagttgtggctggttttgtaaccactgttcataccgtggagagttttatttgtAAACTATAACTAGaaaaataaaggatgttttgctgcctcttgcagcagctgtagacggagaaaaaaaaatcaatcactctcaattcactgggccgactgctggaAACTTcaaaggtggaacgttaacttgtaatgttactcaatgtatgagttgacgacgtgaatcaatcaacacaccttaaattccgatatgacaactttgaccattactttagttgtTATTGTTTCTCGTggatgacagacacttttagtaatgagtcgATCTTCAAATGTTTCgaccggattatgtgaactgcaaaTATTCTAATCTAAGCATTGCAgagtgtcgttcctgtgggctccggccGGCTGTGCTTGCCTgaaaaggactaaatgcacaaccCCAAATAAATAtctcatggagagagactcccactgcagcctgttctgttttgttctgactgTTGGCAGTAGAAACACTAAATGGACCAagggtaccatgtctgaagtgTTACTTCTGGTTCTAAAGATACCAAACTGAAAGCGTTTGGTAGAAACAGGGCTTATAAGTGTCGACTTGTTGGTAATGAATAgtgttaatgttagctgattCAGGTAATGAAGGGGAATTACTTGATTCATGTCACAATTTAAATGACATACTGTTTAATCTTTGCACCTGGGGGAAGGTATAAAATATTTGCGAGTCAAATAGCTTGAGTCTAAGTGAAGTCATTTGCAATtgcaactcttttttttttgacttcgtcaagtcgagtctaaagtcatcacaTTTATGACTATAGTCTGACTCAAGGCCAAGTGCTTTTTGAATAGTCTATCAGCATCTGGCAATTTTTGTAACTCTCCGAAACAGACAATGTGACAATTATATTCATCTCATGCAGGTGTGTGGAGGTGTTGAAGTACTCATGGTTTGAACGTTTCtctcacactttttttttcaatcctCACCCAACTACTTCCATGACTAGTCAAGTGAACAGCCAAGTGTAACAGTGTTAAAGCTTTCAAGACGTGAGTGTCTCAAAATGTGTGCCACTATCCATGGTGTCGCAACCACAAAGACACGCCAAAATCAGTAGTTCTTGGAGAGAAATCAGGGATGCAATGCAGGAGAATCAGACGTTTTTCCCACTAAAGCATGCTGAGCTGTTAAATTTTTTACACACCAAGTCAGCTTTAAGGGGAGAAACCAACTAAACtgagaattccaatatgtttttttccatggccttggaaagttcagtcagtatttgtgaacatgagcgaCTCTCTGTCAAAGTGTTTCTTGCAAAGAGTTTGTTTCGGGGGCCTTTCCATATGGCAGAGAATGTTTAGGTGTTGGGATGGATGATGGCTGCATTGCAGAGGATACTACTTTCACTGACAGTGGCAGTTCCAGGTGTAACAACATCTCAATCATGACCAAGCAGGTCAGGGCTCCCCACCCAGGTTGGGTACTGTAAAGCTGCAGGCACTTTAACTGGCAAACTGAGACTGAGGAGGTCTGGTCACACCCAACAATGAATAACCAAAGAAAATGGCCACCAGTCATGTGAGCAGAGCAAAGTAAATATCATGTGTCATATCATGCTGACCAATCTCAGGCCTGAGCTAATAGAGCTTCTAGACAAGGTGAGCTAAGCAGCTTGTTGTCCAGCAAATACACGTAGAATCCTATTGAATTAATCTCGTTACTCATTGACTTTGGAGCCTGACACTGAACACTGCTCTCAGAGTTTATCAGGGCAGATTAACCTGGATTCACGGAGGCCTGCGCAAATGTTGCACCCAGGGCAAAATAACACGGTCATTTTATCTAGTCCACCACAGATCGGGGTGTTCTCTGCTCCACATCCATTTTCTTTACAAGTGAGACCTTATCAAGCAACAATGCTGTGAATCACAGGAACAGAGACATTGCATCAGACCCAAAGCTTGTCCCTGTTACATTAAAACAGGTTTGGCCCAGAAACCTGCTGCTTTGATAGTGTTGGACTGTTGCCTTGTGGAGAGCTGGTAATGGAAATGTTAATCTGCTCTATTGTGTTCACGACACCTTTTCTTGCTATGTGTGTATCTGACTATGTTATACTGACTTTATACGCAGCTGCAGACTTTATTCTTGCTCTCTTGTTCTTTATTCTTCTTTATTCATGTTgtgtatttgttatttttatatttgtacatttctgataatgtttaaactgtttttttttcacattttttttacaagttCATTTCTTTCATCTTCTATTtcaagctttttcttttttttttattgttttaaaatacactgcGAGGTTcatatattgttgttgttgttgttagtaGGACCCTGGgtaatattttttttggatCCCTACTGACCCACCTCCCACCCTCAGTGCCATGTGTgtaccaagcggcaacctctggggctcaaaaatgaagccaatatgaaagtcccaaaaactgcagttcctctaatggccacttgaggctggctccaagagcgagtcaatccccacagacctcaatgttaaaatgcctgactttacagcagaaataaacatgtttacagcctggtccAAAAACAGTTTCGGTCTCTGAGGCTAATTTCCCCGTTCGTGACAACTGTACggagagtgatttttttttttttatataactcacccatttcaATGTTATTAAAGCTTAAAATCATGCATGATTAAGGGCGTGGCAGCTTTGAGTGACGGATGGGGGCTGTCCTTTGACAAGTTGTTACCAAGGGGACAACATTTGTGGGTAATATAACCATggcgtaaccccagattcacagagtataggTGTAGCCATAATGATAACTGTCGCTATTTCATGCAAGTTAGCTGTAATATTTTGGTTGCTTAAAAAGTATTGTTCAACATTTGGTTGCACTAAAAGACCATCTAAGGAATCacatgttcagtttttctggtgagtacattttgttgtaatgattttaagcctgtttttcgctagcattagcattaataTTATCACagatagctgtaaatgcaccttGTTAACTACACTAGCAGCTAGTGTTAGGGTTATCTCCACCCTTTtgtccaaatatagtcacttctggttccaaaaaaccaagatggtgacggccaaaatgccaaacttgaggcttcaaatcgggagtccacaaaccaatcgGTAATGTCACAGTGgttatgtccattattttatacagtctatggtgtgtACACTGTCATGTCCAAGTACTCATCAAGTAGAGTGCACAGAAAGATCCGCAAACCAACCAGTGGTGGTAAATGGTGAATGGATTTTCACTAATATAGTGCTtgtctagtcttccaaccactcaaagagcttttacactatgagtcacattcacccattcacaaactggtggctgaggctacgatacaagatgccacctgctactcagtgttttagacattcacacaccagtggcacagccatcaggagcagtttggggttcagtgtcttgcccaaggatacctCACATGCGACCTGGAGGACCTGGGGATCGAATCGCTGATCCTCCAATTATAGACAACTTGCTCTGGAATACAATCTGCTCACAGGTTTATTACGTCTCAGTTTGTTTGAGACATTTTAATTAAACACTTTTATTTAGGAACAGCGACCCTGTGAGCACAACACAGGGCCTCAAGATGAAGTAATAACCCAGGACCTTTAGGTTATGTTGTACTTTCAGTGCCATTAATCAAATAGCCAAACCAAGTGACCTGCAGTGAACCACATTGGGCCGCTGGGAATCTGAAGTTCCTCTTATGTCTCTGAGCATGTGACTCTGACTGTGGTGTGCCCACGCATTGCCCAGTTTATGAGGATTCTTCTAAGGGGCCACCAGCACTCTCCAAAGTATCTAAACTATTGCAAAGTCACAGTATCAGCTGTGTCAGAATCTCTTTCACTtgctaacaataataatgataataataatacagctcatttgtatagcactttaaAAGGCACCCAGAGGCACTTTACATGGTAGGAATGTTGTAGggtgtttattttaaacatgGCATATGCAGTGGCACACTGACCTGGCCCACTAATATATATAGCTTATATACAGTGTATATGCACTGTGAACTGTCTGCCTCTGAATattgttttcatatttattcTACATTTAgaatatatatttgtttatttaaatctttatttGCCTATTTactctgtttgtttatttaaaaaaggacttgaaaatgttttaaattttatcATTCAATGGCTTTCAAAGACTTTAACGCACTGCCTCATCTCTGTTCTCCATTACCTTGATATGGAAAGATGAAGCTCTGCCTCACTGTTGACACCTGAGACCACCCATTATGGCACATTACTATGATTATGTTTAGTGAGCTCTGGATTTACTCACTCATTTTCCAGCAGGGTCATGCACACCACCTCTTTGACCCCCGGGTTGTTGGCCTTGTCGCAGGAGCAGCCCTGCAGGCTCCAGGTGGCCAGACGCACCACGGGCTTCCCGTCCCGCAGGCCGGGCGGGGGCTCCACGTTGGGCCGCACAGAGATGATCTGGGTCGGTCCTCCGGGCGGGAGGTCCAGGTCGTCGCTCCTGAGACTGAATGAAGTCGGGCTGGGGTGGGACTTGGTGGTGCAGGTCAGCCCCCCGTTAGTGTTAGTGGAGGGCGCCCTGGAGCGCTCCACGAACACCTGGAAGCGGATTTTGTCCAGCAGGGAGCTGTTGATGTGGTGGACCCTCACCAGGTCCTCGATGCTTTTGAACGGGCCGTGTTCCGCCCGGTAGGCCACGATGTTCTTGGCTATTTTCTCCGTGATGCCTCGGATGCTCATGAGCTGCGCCGGGGTGGCGGTGTTAATGTTCATCCCGGTGCACGACTGGTGATCCAGGTCTTTGCGCAGAGAGGACGGGGAGTGTTGGGACGAACTGGTCCTGCTGGAGACGCATATTTCCAGTTTGATCACCTCCAGTTTGGTGGCCCCGATCCCGCTCACCAGAGCCAGGTCCTCCACCTTTTTAAAGCCTCCGATACAGTCCCGGTACTCCACAATGTTCTGCGCAACAGTGCGGTTGACTCCCGGGAGAGTCATGAGTTCTTCCTCGGTGGCTGTGTTGATGTTCAGCCGCTCCTGGTTCACCAGGATGTGGCCAAAGTTACAAGCGGCGCTGAATTTGCGCTTGCCGCAGCTGAAGTCTGTGGGGTCCCTGGGGATGGAGCGGTGGCAGCCCAGACTCCCACCCATGGCTCCTGCGGGTCACAGGGGCTCGGATCAGTGCAGCGGACGGGAGCAGACAGAGGAGCACGG
This genomic window contains:
- the eepd1 gene encoding endonuclease/exonuclease/phosphatase family domain-containing protein 1 → MGGSLGCHRSIPRDPTDFSCGKRKFSAACNFGHILVNQERLNINTATEEELMTLPGVNRTVAQNIVEYRDCIGGFKKVEDLALVSGIGATKLEVIKLEICVSSRTSSSQHSPSSLRKDLDHQSCTGMNINTATPAQLMSIRGITEKIAKNIVAYRAEHGPFKSIEDLVRVHHINSSLLDKIRFQVFVERSRAPSTNTNGGLTCTTKSHPSPTSFSLRSDDLDLPPGGPTQIISVRPNVEPPPGLRDGKPVVRLATWSLQGCSCDKANNPGVKEVVCMTLLENDIKLLAVQDLLEREALDKFCVELNQGTLASVRKWKWPRGLWKSVVSEKPTRHNGKGVSYSGFLWDSSSGIDLKDAAVLDSPVVNGNGNHTYPRLYLAHFIVGTYELTVVNVHLPATAASAECNGKNHNTDDAKCPHLSPSIQETIKGEKELLVLGDFGSPPQSSELDILRKEKLCALVPSSLFTNISTRSPQGTRCLDNIWVSRSLKKIYSGHCMVVREGLTNPWIPDNWSWGGVASDHCPVVAEFYADVSPKEMSRPGMAVVDRGDIMPKHER